The following DNA comes from Chitinivorax sp. B.
GCTCATTCGGAGGGGTTACCCAAGCGGCCAACGGGTCCGGACTGTAAATCCGGCGGTTTATACCTTCGCAGGTTCGAATCCTGCCCCCTCCACCAAAGGTTTAGTTGCTTGCGGTGTGAAGTGTGATCCGTGAGGCAGGTGTTAGGTTAGCTTGGCTCAGCGGGTGTAGCTCAATGGTAGAGCAGAAGCCTTCCAAGCTTACGACGAGGGTTCGATTCCCTTCACCCGCTCCACCATCAGGTTAAGGCCCATGTAGCTCAGGGGTAGAGCACTCCCTTGGTAAGGGAGAGGTCACCAGTTCAAATCTGGTCATGGGCTCCAGTCTTCTGGAATTCGGAAATCTAAGGAACGGTCATGGCAAAAGAAAAGTTCGAGCGGACGAAGCCGCACGTAAACGTAGGCACGATCGGTCACGTTGACCACGGCAAGACAACATTGACAGCTGCAATCACCACCATTCTGTCGAAGAAGTTCGGTGGAGAGGCTAAGGGTTATGATCAGATCGACAGCGCGCCAGAAGAAAAGGCGCGTGGTATCACGATCAATACCGCTCACGTTGA
Coding sequences within:
- a CDS encoding GTP-binding protein, giving the protein MAKEKFERTKPHVNVGTIGHVDHGKTTLTAAITTILSKKFGGEAKGYDQIDSAPEEKARGITINTAHV